In Curtobacterium sp. L6-1, a genomic segment contains:
- a CDS encoding ECF transporter S component has protein sequence MSTGTPIVTPTGRPTAKRSLRWRVVDIVVAAVLAVAVGVVFKLWDFAYEPIGAGLGLVLPGSQALVGGVWLLAGPLVAIVVRKPGAALFGEIVAASVEAMLGTQWGWGTLLSGLVQGIGAEIVFAIFLYSVWRLPVVMLAGAATGLALGLNDAFRYYAGATASFQVVYVICAIVSGVVISGLGSWLLVRALARTGVLSSFAAGREQGRRPRASAA, from the coding sequence ATGTCCACTGGCACACCCATCGTCACGCCCACCGGACGGCCCACCGCCAAGCGCTCACTGCGCTGGCGCGTCGTCGACATCGTCGTCGCCGCGGTCCTCGCCGTCGCGGTCGGCGTCGTCTTCAAGCTCTGGGACTTCGCCTACGAGCCGATCGGCGCGGGGCTCGGTCTCGTCCTGCCCGGGTCGCAGGCCCTGGTCGGCGGGGTCTGGCTGCTCGCCGGGCCGCTCGTCGCGATCGTCGTCCGCAAGCCGGGTGCCGCACTGTTCGGCGAGATCGTCGCCGCGTCGGTCGAGGCCATGCTCGGCACCCAGTGGGGCTGGGGCACTCTGTTGTCCGGGCTCGTCCAGGGCATCGGCGCTGAGATCGTCTTCGCGATCTTCCTGTACAGCGTCTGGCGTCTGCCGGTCGTCATGCTCGCCGGCGCTGCCACCGGGCTCGCACTCGGCCTGAACGACGCCTTCCGGTACTACGCCGGCGCGACCGCCTCCTTCCAGGTCGTCTACGTCATCTGCGCGATCGTCTCGGGGGTCGTCATCTCCGGCCTCGGGTCGTGGCTGCTCGTCCGCGCACTCGCCCGCACCGGTGTCCTCTCGTCGTTCGCGGCCGGACGGGAGCAGGGGCGCCGGCCACGAGCCTCCGCAGCGTGA
- the glgX gene encoding glycogen debranching protein GlgX → MHTWPGNPYPLGATYDGSGTNFAVFSEVAEGVELCLFDADGTEERVRLVEVDAHVWHAYLPTVGPGQEYGFRVHAPYDPANGLRSNPAKLLLDPYAKATSGDIDWDQSLFSYTFGDPDSTNDEDSASHMVKGVVINPFFDWQGDRAPRIPYGETVIYEAHVKGLTETHPDVPEEQRGTYAGVAHPAVIEHLKRLGVTTLELMPVHQFVNDSTLQDKGLSNYWGYNTIGFFAPHAHYSSSGDGGQQVQEFKTMVRELHRAGIEVVIDVVYNHTAEGNHLGPTLSFRGIDNAAYYRLMDDDKRYYMDVTGTGNSLNVGHPHSLQLIMDSLRYWVTEMHVDGFRFDLAAALAREFYEVDRLSAFFELVQQDPIVSQVKLIAEPWDVGPGGYQVGNFPPQWSEWNGKYRDTVRDFWRGEPSTLGEFASRISGSADLYEHDGRTPKASINFITAHDGFTLHDLVAYNEKHNDANGEDNNDGESHNRSWNSGVEGPTDDPEVTALRLQRRRNFLATLLLSQGVPMIAHGDELGRTQQGNNNVYAQDSELSWIDWATADDELIQFTADVVKLRHDHPTFRRTRYFNGRPVRRGEGEPLPDVVWLTPAGDAMQPEEWDSGFGKSVGMYLNGEGIRGRDARGERVTDVAFLTYFNAHDGVVTFTLPPEEYSPGWTVRIDTAEPGAREEVLEAGEPLDVPARSMIVLRAEPEHEIQRTPVDTAQQGEPEHPAATPANPAASAAPSAAGTAGAAGVPAAASSASAAEPTTDAAPVSDAPDPTETDTPGSAA, encoded by the coding sequence TTGCACACCTGGCCCGGCAACCCCTACCCGCTCGGCGCGACCTACGACGGCAGCGGCACCAACTTCGCCGTGTTCAGCGAGGTCGCCGAAGGGGTCGAGCTCTGCCTGTTCGACGCCGACGGCACCGAGGAGCGCGTCCGCCTCGTCGAGGTCGACGCGCACGTCTGGCACGCGTACCTGCCGACCGTCGGCCCGGGGCAGGAGTACGGGTTCCGCGTGCACGCGCCGTACGACCCGGCCAACGGGCTGCGCTCGAACCCCGCCAAGCTGCTGCTCGACCCGTACGCCAAGGCGACCAGCGGTGACATCGACTGGGACCAGTCCCTGTTCTCGTACACGTTCGGCGACCCGGACTCGACCAACGACGAGGACTCCGCGTCCCACATGGTCAAGGGCGTCGTGATCAACCCGTTCTTCGACTGGCAGGGCGACCGGGCTCCCCGCATCCCCTACGGCGAGACCGTCATCTACGAAGCCCACGTGAAGGGCCTCACCGAGACGCACCCCGACGTGCCCGAGGAGCAGCGCGGCACCTACGCCGGCGTCGCGCACCCGGCCGTCATCGAGCACCTGAAGCGACTCGGCGTGACCACGCTCGAGCTCATGCCGGTGCACCAGTTCGTGAACGACTCGACCCTGCAGGACAAGGGGCTGTCGAACTACTGGGGCTACAACACGATCGGCTTCTTCGCGCCGCACGCGCACTACTCGTCGTCCGGCGACGGCGGGCAGCAGGTGCAGGAGTTCAAGACGATGGTGCGGGAGCTGCACCGGGCCGGCATCGAGGTCGTCATCGACGTGGTCTACAACCACACCGCGGAGGGCAACCACCTCGGCCCGACGCTGTCGTTCCGCGGCATCGACAACGCCGCCTACTACCGCCTGATGGACGACGACAAGCGGTACTACATGGACGTCACGGGCACCGGGAACTCGCTCAACGTCGGCCACCCGCACTCGCTGCAGCTCATCATGGACTCGCTCCGCTACTGGGTGACCGAGATGCACGTCGACGGCTTCCGCTTCGACCTCGCCGCCGCCCTGGCCCGCGAGTTCTACGAGGTCGACCGTCTGTCGGCGTTCTTCGAACTCGTGCAACAGGACCCGATCGTGTCGCAGGTGAAGCTCATCGCCGAGCCGTGGGACGTCGGCCCCGGCGGGTACCAGGTCGGCAACTTCCCCCCGCAGTGGTCGGAGTGGAACGGCAAGTACCGCGACACCGTGCGCGACTTCTGGCGGGGCGAGCCCTCGACCCTCGGCGAGTTCGCCTCACGCATCTCCGGGTCGGCCGACCTCTACGAGCACGACGGCCGCACGCCCAAGGCGAGCATCAACTTCATCACCGCCCACGACGGCTTCACGCTCCACGACCTCGTCGCCTACAACGAGAAGCACAACGACGCCAACGGCGAGGACAACAACGACGGCGAGAGCCACAATCGCTCGTGGAACTCCGGCGTCGAGGGCCCGACGGACGACCCCGAGGTCACCGCGCTCCGGCTGCAGCGTCGACGGAACTTCCTTGCCACGCTGCTGCTCAGCCAGGGCGTGCCGATGATCGCGCACGGTGACGAGCTCGGCCGCACGCAGCAGGGCAACAACAACGTCTACGCGCAGGACTCCGAGCTCAGCTGGATCGACTGGGCCACCGCCGACGACGAGCTCATCCAGTTCACCGCCGACGTCGTCAAGCTCCGCCACGACCACCCGACCTTCCGCCGGACCCGGTACTTCAACGGTCGTCCGGTCCGCCGTGGCGAGGGCGAACCGCTGCCCGACGTCGTGTGGCTGACCCCCGCGGGTGACGCCATGCAGCCCGAGGAGTGGGACTCCGGGTTCGGCAAGAGCGTCGGCATGTACCTGAACGGCGAGGGCATCCGCGGCCGTGACGCCCGTGGGGAGCGCGTCACCGACGTGGCCTTCCTGACGTACTTCAACGCGCACGACGGCGTCGTCACCTTCACGCTGCCGCCCGAGGAGTACTCCCCGGGTTGGACGGTGCGCATCGACACCGCCGAGCCCGGCGCTCGCGAAGAGGTGCTCGAGGCCGGTGAGCCGCTCGACGTGCCCGCGCGGTCGATGATCGTCCTGCGCGCCGAGCCGGAGCACGAGATCCAGCGGACGCCGGTCGACACGGCGCAGCAGGGCGAGCCCGAGCACCCGGCGGCGACCCCCGCCAACCCGGCCGCCTCCGCGGCGCCGAGCGCTGCCGGGACGGCCGGTGCCGCCGGCGTCCCGGCAGCCGCCTCCTCCGCCTCCGCGGCTGAGCCCACGACCGACGCTGCACCCGTCAGCGACGCACCCGACCCCACCGAGACCGACACCCCTGGGAGTGCCGCATGA
- the treY gene encoding malto-oligosyltrehalose synthase has translation MTRRHPTSTYRLQVTADFDLSAARDVVDYVRDLGADWIYLSPVLQAEPGSGHGYDVVDHTHVDTERGGDDALRALADAAHAVGLGVLVDVVPNHVGVATPAVNPWWWSLLEHGQESPVAWAFDVDWAAGDGRIRVPVLDDRLLEGVTLDRGTGDGSADGPRLLVGETAYPTAPGTVQDGDDVEAVHARQHYEFVHWKRADSELNYRRFFAVNTLAAIRVEEPEVFAASHGVIGSWFRDGLVDGLRIDHPDGLYDPAGYLDDLADLTGGAYTLVEKILEPGELLPASWPVDGTTGYDALGFVDRVFVDPAGEAPLAALEDRLRGAHVAWQDLTRGTRRGIADGILNSEVRRLARLLVTDPSVQGVGEPLAEERIVDAVAEVVASFEVYRTYLPEGIHHLIEALEVAAESRPDLADVVDRIAPALCDPDNAAAVRLQQTSGMVMAKGVEDTAFYRTSRLSSLSEVGGDPSVFAATTAEFHAAQVERLASWPSAMTTLTTHDTKRSEDTRARIAVLAELGGEWTEVFDRLNGLAPLEDGVFANLLWQAIVGARPASRERLHAYAEKASREAGDSTTWTEPDEAFERQMHALVDAAFDDPDVVAVLDALDERITAAGWSNGLGAKILQLTAPGVPDVYQGTEAWDRSLVDPDNRRPVDYAERRRVLAGLDGADDDGPDALPAIDLDAAAKTLVTSRSLRLRRDRPELFTRYVPLDATGPAADHVVAFDRGGAVTVATRLPLGLAAVGGWADTLLHVVPVERVDLLTGRRFPADRDLLLDEVLADYPVALLVPADVVDGAGHDAASTGTTSTSTSTSTSTSTSTDDTETDAQAEVEILEGHA, from the coding sequence ATGACCCGCCGCCACCCGACCTCGACCTACCGTCTGCAGGTCACGGCCGACTTCGACCTCAGCGCCGCCCGTGACGTCGTGGACTACGTCCGCGACCTCGGCGCCGACTGGATCTACCTCTCCCCCGTCCTCCAGGCCGAGCCCGGCTCCGGACACGGGTACGACGTCGTCGACCACACGCACGTCGACACCGAGCGGGGTGGGGACGACGCACTCCGTGCCCTCGCCGACGCCGCGCACGCGGTCGGGCTCGGCGTCCTGGTCGACGTCGTGCCGAACCACGTCGGCGTCGCCACGCCCGCCGTGAACCCGTGGTGGTGGTCGCTGCTCGAGCACGGGCAGGAGTCCCCCGTCGCGTGGGCCTTCGACGTCGACTGGGCAGCGGGCGACGGACGCATCCGCGTCCCGGTCCTCGACGACCGGCTGCTCGAGGGCGTCACGCTCGACCGCGGAACCGGCGACGGCTCGGCCGACGGTCCGCGCCTGCTCGTGGGTGAGACCGCCTACCCGACCGCTCCCGGCACCGTCCAGGACGGCGACGACGTCGAGGCCGTGCACGCACGCCAGCACTACGAGTTCGTGCACTGGAAGCGCGCCGACTCCGAGCTGAACTACCGCCGCTTCTTCGCGGTGAACACCCTCGCGGCCATCCGCGTCGAGGAGCCCGAGGTCTTCGCGGCCTCCCACGGCGTCATCGGCTCGTGGTTCCGCGACGGCCTGGTCGACGGGCTGCGGATCGACCACCCGGACGGGCTGTACGACCCGGCCGGGTACCTGGACGACCTCGCCGACCTGACCGGTGGCGCCTACACGCTCGTCGAGAAGATCCTCGAGCCCGGCGAGCTCCTGCCCGCGTCGTGGCCCGTCGACGGCACGACCGGGTACGACGCGCTCGGCTTCGTCGACCGGGTGTTCGTCGACCCCGCGGGCGAGGCACCGCTAGCCGCCCTCGAGGACCGGCTGCGCGGCGCACACGTGGCGTGGCAGGACCTGACCCGCGGTACGCGCCGTGGCATCGCCGACGGCATCCTGAACAGCGAGGTCCGGCGCCTGGCCCGTCTGCTCGTCACCGATCCGAGCGTGCAGGGTGTGGGCGAGCCCCTCGCCGAGGAGCGCATCGTCGACGCGGTCGCCGAGGTCGTCGCGAGCTTCGAGGTCTACCGCACGTACCTGCCCGAGGGCATCCACCACCTCATCGAGGCGCTCGAGGTCGCGGCGGAGTCCCGTCCGGACCTCGCCGACGTGGTCGACCGCATCGCCCCGGCGCTCTGCGACCCGGACAACGCCGCCGCGGTCCGACTGCAGCAGACCAGCGGGATGGTGATGGCGAAGGGTGTCGAGGACACGGCCTTCTACCGCACCTCGCGGCTCTCGTCCCTCAGCGAGGTCGGCGGCGACCCGAGCGTCTTCGCCGCGACCACCGCGGAGTTCCACGCCGCACAGGTCGAGCGCCTGGCGAGCTGGCCGTCCGCCATGACGACCCTGACCACGCACGACACCAAGCGCAGCGAGGACACCCGGGCGCGGATCGCCGTGCTGGCGGAGCTCGGTGGCGAGTGGACCGAGGTCTTCGACCGGCTGAACGGTCTCGCGCCGCTCGAGGACGGCGTCTTCGCGAACCTGCTCTGGCAGGCGATCGTCGGCGCCCGACCGGCATCCCGCGAGCGGCTGCACGCGTACGCCGAGAAGGCCTCGCGCGAAGCCGGTGACAGCACGACCTGGACCGAACCGGACGAGGCCTTCGAGCGCCAGATGCACGCGCTCGTCGACGCCGCGTTCGACGACCCGGACGTCGTCGCCGTCCTCGACGCCCTCGACGAGCGCATCACCGCCGCCGGATGGTCGAACGGCCTCGGCGCGAAGATCCTGCAGCTCACCGCCCCCGGCGTCCCCGACGTCTACCAGGGCACCGAGGCGTGGGACCGCTCGCTCGTCGACCCGGACAACCGCCGACCGGTGGACTACGCCGAGCGCCGCCGCGTGCTCGCCGGCCTCGACGGTGCGGACGACGACGGGCCCGACGCGCTCCCCGCGATCGACCTCGACGCCGCCGCCAAGACGCTCGTCACCAGCCGGTCGCTCCGCCTCCGCCGTGACCGCCCGGAGCTCTTCACCCGGTACGTGCCGCTCGACGCGACCGGCCCGGCAGCCGACCACGTCGTCGCGTTCGACCGCGGTGGCGCCGTCACGGTGGCCACGCGCCTGCCCCTCGGCCTCGCGGCCGTGGGCGGCTGGGCGGACACGCTCCTGCACGTCGTCCCGGTGGAGCGGGTCGACCTGCTGACCGGTCGCCGCTTCCCTGCCGACCGCGACCTGCTGCTCGACGAGGTGCTCGCCGACTACCCGGTCGCGCTCCTCGTCCCGGCCGACGTCGTCGACGGAGCCGGGCACGACGCCGCGAGCACCGGCACCACCAGCACCAGCACGAGCACCAGCACCAGCACCAGCACCAGCACCGATGACACCGAGACCGACGCCCAGGCAGAGGTCGAGATCCTGGAGGGTCACGCATGA
- the treZ gene encoding malto-oligosyltrehalose trehalohydrolase, with protein MTSPDRYGVWAPEPERVRLVVDDTEYALTRGDDDWWTTDEVLPVVGARYGFRIGDDDAVRPDPRSRFQPEGVHGPSEVVDPARFAWTDDAWTGRPARGGVIYEMHVGTYTPEGTLDAAAAKLEHLVELGVEFVELLPVNGVNGEWNWGYDGVAWFAVHAPYGGPDAYDRFVDRAHALGLGVIQDVVYNHLGPSGNYLPLYGPYLVQGLANTWGDSVNVEHPEVRRYVLDNVRMWFRDHHVDGLRLDAVHAIRDTTRPHVLAEMASETDAYSAFTGKPLSLIAESDLNDPVMFRPREAAGYGLAGQWSDDFHHAVHVAVTGETNGYYADFAPLTALAKVLDHGFFHDGTWSSFRGSRHGRPIDRGTSPTTALVVANQNHDQIGNRAAGDRLAATVSDEGLVIAAALTLLGPFTPMLFMGEEFAATTPWQFFTSHPEPELGKVTAEGRIKEFAQHGWDESTVPDPQDPTTFTNSKLDWSDVDSERGARVLNAYRVLVALRRTDEAFVDHRYEANAVRFSEDERWLVLTRGLLGPTAAPVHVVVNLSDDATEVPLVGATGEVLFSFGDADFDTDGVRFGGRGLVVVR; from the coding sequence ATGACCAGTCCCGACCGCTACGGCGTCTGGGCCCCCGAGCCCGAGCGCGTCCGCCTCGTCGTCGACGACACCGAGTACGCACTCACCCGCGGCGACGACGACTGGTGGACCACCGACGAGGTCCTCCCCGTCGTCGGCGCCCGCTACGGCTTCCGCATCGGTGACGACGACGCCGTCCGCCCGGACCCGCGCAGCCGCTTCCAGCCCGAAGGTGTCCACGGCCCGTCCGAGGTCGTCGACCCGGCACGTTTCGCGTGGACCGACGACGCCTGGACCGGTCGCCCGGCCCGCGGCGGCGTGATCTACGAGATGCACGTCGGCACCTACACTCCCGAGGGCACGCTCGACGCGGCCGCGGCGAAGCTCGAGCACCTGGTCGAGCTCGGGGTCGAGTTCGTCGAGCTCCTGCCCGTGAACGGTGTCAACGGCGAGTGGAACTGGGGCTACGACGGGGTGGCGTGGTTCGCCGTGCACGCCCCGTACGGCGGCCCGGACGCCTACGACCGCTTCGTCGACCGGGCGCACGCGCTCGGCCTCGGCGTCATCCAGGACGTCGTGTACAACCACCTCGGACCGAGCGGCAACTACCTGCCGCTGTACGGGCCGTACCTCGTGCAGGGCCTGGCGAACACCTGGGGTGACTCGGTCAACGTCGAGCACCCCGAGGTGCGGCGCTACGTTCTCGACAACGTGCGCATGTGGTTCCGTGACCACCACGTCGACGGCCTCCGTCTCGACGCCGTGCACGCGATCCGCGACACCACCCGGCCGCACGTCCTGGCCGAGATGGCCAGCGAGACCGACGCCTACTCGGCGTTCACAGGCAAGCCGCTGTCGCTCATCGCCGAGTCGGACCTCAACGACCCGGTGATGTTCCGTCCGCGCGAGGCCGCGGGCTACGGGCTCGCCGGCCAGTGGTCGGACGACTTCCACCACGCCGTGCACGTCGCGGTGACCGGGGAGACGAACGGCTACTACGCCGACTTCGCGCCGCTGACCGCGCTGGCGAAGGTGCTCGACCACGGCTTCTTCCACGACGGCACCTGGTCGTCGTTCCGTGGCTCGCGCCACGGTCGGCCGATCGACCGGGGCACCTCCCCCACGACCGCCCTCGTGGTCGCGAACCAGAACCACGACCAGATCGGCAACCGTGCCGCGGGCGACCGCCTGGCGGCCACCGTGTCCGACGAGGGCCTGGTCATCGCAGCGGCCCTGACCCTGCTCGGCCCGTTCACGCCGATGCTGTTCATGGGCGAGGAGTTCGCGGCGACGACGCCCTGGCAGTTCTTCACGTCGCACCCCGAGCCGGAGCTCGGCAAGGTGACGGCCGAGGGTCGCATCAAGGAGTTCGCGCAGCACGGTTGGGACGAGTCGACCGTGCCGGACCCGCAGGACCCGACGACGTTCACGAACTCGAAACTCGACTGGTCCGACGTGGACTCGGAGCGCGGCGCCCGGGTCCTCAACGCCTACCGGGTGCTCGTCGCCCTCCGCCGGACCGACGAGGCCTTCGTCGACCACCGGTACGAGGCGAACGCGGTCCGCTTCAGCGAGGACGAGCGCTGGCTGGTGCTCACCCGCGGGCTGCTCGGCCCGACCGCAGCGCCGGTGCACGTGGTCGTGAACCTCTCGGACGACGCGACCGAGGTCCCTCTCGTCGGCGCCACCGGCGAGGTGCTGTTCAGCTTCGGCGACGCGGACTTCGACACGGACGGCGTCCGCTTCGGCGGCCGCGGCCTCGTGGTCGTGCGCTGA
- a CDS encoding aldo/keto reductase family protein, whose translation MEFRYLGNSGLKISEITYGNWLTHGSQVENDVATQCVRAALDAGITTFDTADTYANTAAETVLGEALKGERRQSLEVFTKVYWPTGPKGHNDVGLSRKHIMESINGSLERLQTDYVDLYQAHRYDYETPLEETMQAFADVVRQGKALYIGVSEWSAEQIRAGAALAKELGFQLISNQPQYSMLWRVIEGEVVPASKQLGLSQIVWSPIAQGVLTGKYKPGQPLPEGSRATDEKGGADMIKRFMRDEVLEAVQRLQPVADQAGLTLAQLAIAWTLQNENVASAIVGASRPQQVTDNVKAAGVTLDADALAAIDAALGDIPERDTAKVVSPAQRPA comes from the coding sequence ATGGAATTCAGGTACCTGGGCAACTCCGGACTCAAGATCTCCGAGATCACCTACGGCAACTGGCTGACGCACGGCTCGCAGGTCGAGAACGACGTCGCCACCCAGTGCGTGCGGGCAGCGCTCGACGCCGGCATCACCACGTTCGACACCGCGGACACCTACGCGAACACCGCCGCCGAGACCGTCCTCGGCGAGGCGCTCAAGGGTGAGCGCCGGCAGTCCCTCGAGGTCTTCACGAAGGTGTACTGGCCGACCGGTCCGAAGGGACACAACGACGTCGGCCTCAGCCGGAAGCACATCATGGAGTCGATCAACGGCTCCCTCGAGCGGCTGCAGACCGACTACGTCGACCTGTACCAGGCGCACCGCTACGACTACGAGACCCCGCTCGAGGAGACCATGCAGGCCTTCGCGGACGTCGTCCGTCAGGGCAAGGCGCTGTACATCGGCGTCAGCGAGTGGTCCGCCGAGCAGATCCGTGCCGGTGCGGCGCTCGCGAAGGAGCTCGGCTTCCAGCTCATCTCGAACCAGCCGCAGTACTCGATGCTGTGGCGCGTCATCGAGGGCGAGGTCGTCCCCGCCTCGAAGCAGCTCGGCCTCTCCCAGATCGTCTGGTCGCCGATCGCCCAGGGCGTCCTCACCGGCAAGTACAAGCCGGGTCAGCCGCTCCCCGAGGGCTCCCGCGCCACGGACGAGAAGGGCGGCGCGGACATGATCAAGCGGTTCATGCGCGACGAGGTCCTCGAGGCCGTGCAGCGCCTGCAGCCGGTCGCGGACCAGGCCGGGCTCACCCTCGCCCAGCTCGCCATCGCGTGGACGCTGCAGAACGAGAACGTCGCGTCGGCGATCGTCGGCGCCTCGCGCCCGCAGCAGGTCACCGACAACGTGAAGGCCGCGGGCGTCACGCTCGACGCCGACGCGCTCGCCGCGATCGACGCCGCACTCGGGGACATCCCCGAGCGCGACACCGCGAAGGTCGTCTCGCCGGCACAGCGTCCGGCCTGA
- a CDS encoding YceI family protein produces MALTASAIPGYVTGTWKLDPTHSEVSFSVRHLAISKVKGKFEQFDATLVTAENPLDTTLEASIDVASINTNQPQRDQHLATGDFFLTEEHPHMTFRSTGIREDGDDMLIDGELSLRGVTKNVTLKTEFGGVTTDGYGQVKLGAEATTKIDRTEFGVNWNAALEAGGFTLGNDVTINLDVQFVLQAA; encoded by the coding sequence ATGGCTCTCACCGCCTCCGCCATCCCCGGCTACGTCACCGGCACCTGGAAGCTCGACCCGACCCACTCCGAGGTCAGCTTCTCCGTCCGCCACCTCGCCATCAGCAAGGTCAAGGGCAAGTTCGAGCAGTTCGACGCCACGCTCGTCACCGCCGAGAACCCGCTCGACACCACCCTCGAGGCCTCGATCGACGTCGCCAGCATCAACACCAACCAGCCGCAGCGCGACCAGCACCTCGCGACCGGTGACTTCTTCCTCACCGAGGAGCACCCGCACATGACGTTCCGCTCGACGGGCATCCGCGAGGACGGCGACGACATGCTCATCGACGGCGAGCTCTCGCTGCGCGGCGTGACGAAGAACGTCACGCTGAAGACCGAGTTCGGCGGCGTCACCACCGACGGCTACGGCCAGGTCAAGCTCGGCGCCGAGGCGACGACCAAGATCGACCGCACCGAGTTCGGCGTGAACTGGAACGCAGCGCTCGAGGCCGGCGGCTTCACGCTCGGCAACGACGTCACGATCAACCTCGACGTCCAGTTCGTCCTCCAGGCGGCCTGA
- a CDS encoding TIGR03086 family metal-binding protein, with protein MPTDWIALQTLAAAEFGRRVAAVTEWDAPTPDSEWTTRDLVAHVVDEQRWIPKLLTGCDHAQAEADLEPIGDDLVAEWERHSGAAIEAWQRAPQDTPVHLATDVVSAGEYLAEQTSDITIHTWDLARATGSDEQLPDELVEAVWTHFEPQIQSLEATGLYAAPVQVDDDAPLQVRLLAVTGRDARVSA; from the coding sequence ATGCCCACCGACTGGATCGCCCTGCAGACCCTCGCGGCCGCGGAGTTCGGCCGCCGCGTTGCCGCTGTCACCGAGTGGGACGCCCCGACGCCCGACTCGGAGTGGACCACCCGCGACCTCGTCGCCCACGTCGTGGACGAGCAGCGCTGGATCCCGAAGCTCCTCACCGGGTGCGACCACGCCCAGGCCGAGGCGGACCTCGAACCGATCGGCGACGACCTCGTGGCCGAGTGGGAACGGCACTCGGGTGCCGCGATCGAGGCGTGGCAGCGCGCTCCCCAGGACACCCCGGTCCACCTCGCGACCGACGTCGTGAGCGCCGGCGAGTACCTCGCGGAGCAGACGAGCGACATCACGATCCACACGTGGGACCTCGCCCGCGCGACCGGGAGCGACGAGCAGCTGCCCGACGAACTCGTCGAGGCGGTGTGGACGCACTTCGAGCCGCAGATCCAGTCGCTCGAGGCCACGGGACTGTACGCGGCACCAGTGCAGGTGGACGACGATGCTCCTCTGCAGGTGCGGCTCCTCGCGGTCACCGGGCGGGACGCCCGGGTCTCCGCCTGA
- a CDS encoding aldo/keto reductase: MSDTPTVPTTRLGSSGLEISGIVLGMMSYGDPAAGSHAWSVGIDEARPFVRRAFEAGITTFDTANVYSAGSSEEITGQLLKELAPREEVQVLTKVFNRMRPGRNGAGLSRAAIMHEIDASLTRLGTDYVDLYQIHRFDPETPVEETMEALHDVVKAGKARYIGASSMWAWQFAEMQHVAERHGWTRFVSMQDQYNLLEREEEREMHPYCAHTGVGVIPWSPLARGKVTRPWDAQGSGSRSDTDEFGKTLYRQDEDANRAIVDAVGQVAEERGASMAQIALAWVAGKPAVSAPIIGATKEHHIDDAVAATAITLTDDEVARLEQAYTPRVPSGF, from the coding sequence ATGTCCGACACCCCGACCGTTCCCACCACCCGCCTGGGCAGCTCCGGGCTCGAGATCTCGGGCATCGTCCTCGGGATGATGTCCTACGGCGACCCGGCCGCCGGCTCGCACGCCTGGAGCGTCGGCATCGACGAGGCCCGCCCCTTCGTCCGCCGCGCCTTCGAGGCGGGCATCACGACCTTCGACACCGCGAACGTGTACTCCGCGGGCAGCAGCGAGGAGATCACCGGTCAGCTCCTCAAGGAGCTGGCACCGCGTGAAGAGGTCCAGGTCCTCACGAAGGTGTTCAACCGCATGCGCCCGGGTCGCAACGGCGCCGGCCTGTCGCGCGCGGCGATCATGCACGAGATCGACGCCTCGCTGACCCGCCTGGGCACCGACTACGTCGACCTGTACCAGATCCACCGCTTCGACCCGGAGACCCCGGTCGAGGAGACGATGGAGGCGCTGCACGACGTCGTCAAGGCCGGCAAGGCGCGCTACATCGGCGCGAGCAGCATGTGGGCGTGGCAGTTCGCCGAGATGCAGCACGTCGCCGAGCGCCACGGCTGGACCCGGTTCGTCAGCATGCAGGACCAGTACAACCTCCTCGAACGCGAGGAGGAGCGCGAGATGCACCCCTACTGCGCCCACACCGGCGTCGGGGTCATCCCGTGGAGCCCCCTCGCGCGTGGCAAGGTCACGCGCCCGTGGGACGCCCAGGGCTCCGGCTCGCGCTCGGACACGGACGAGTTCGGCAAGACCCTCTACCGCCAGGACGAGGACGCGAACCGCGCGATCGTCGACGCCGTCGGCCAGGTCGCCGAGGAGCGCGGCGCCAGCATGGCGCAGATCGCCCTGGCCTGGGTCGCCGGCAAGCCTGCCGTCTCCGCCCCGATCATCGGCGCGACGAAGGAGCACCACATCGACGACGCGGTCGCGGCGACCGCGATCACGCTGACCGACGACGAGGTCGCGCGACTCGAGCAGGCCTACACCCCGCGGGTGCCGTCCGGCTTCTGA